From the genome of Mycobacterium dioxanotrophicus, one region includes:
- a CDS encoding phage tail sheath family protein — MPTYLSPGVYVEETDSGSRPIEGVGTAVAAFIGLAEKGPFNKPTLISNWTQYRKTFGGAIDGACLAESVAAYFQNGGGNSYVVRIGDGEGENGSAGAQQQLVAGPQGVLANYRVVALDPSTPPDRLRLEVAAFHSDGEEQPGGVKLIVRRDGQTVEEFPNVTTARGKNNVATVVNAASQTIKLEQISGKPTEDLQAGMQIALAAPAELATTTAPERLTTDDYVGNVDERSGVAGLETIDEITMVCMPDLLTAYQRGAIDIDTVQSVQQAMITHCELMGDRMAILDPPPGFSAQQIKEWRVDKARYDSKYATLYWPWVTTGGGKYLPPSGFVAGIWGRNDDTRGVHKAPANEIVRGAIDVETLITRREHDLLNPVGINCIRAFPGRGIRVWGARTLSSDPAWRYINIRRLFNYLEESILTSTDWVVFEPNDYSLWAKLRRTISAFLVNEWRKGALFGLTPDEAFYVKCDSETNPAEGIDAGEVVCEIGVAPVKPAEFVIFRLSQYSGGTSLVAE; from the coding sequence ATGCCGACGTATCTGTCGCCGGGAGTCTATGTCGAGGAAACCGACTCCGGCTCAAGGCCAATCGAAGGAGTGGGCACCGCCGTGGCGGCGTTCATCGGCCTTGCCGAGAAAGGCCCGTTCAACAAGCCCACACTGATCAGCAACTGGACGCAATACCGCAAGACCTTCGGCGGGGCGATCGACGGAGCTTGCCTGGCCGAATCGGTGGCCGCTTACTTCCAGAACGGCGGCGGCAACTCCTACGTGGTCCGCATCGGCGACGGTGAGGGCGAAAACGGTTCTGCCGGTGCACAACAGCAACTGGTCGCCGGGCCCCAAGGTGTGCTGGCCAATTACCGGGTGGTGGCGCTGGACCCGAGTACGCCACCCGACCGGTTACGCCTCGAGGTCGCAGCGTTCCACAGCGACGGCGAGGAGCAGCCCGGCGGCGTCAAGCTGATCGTGCGGCGGGACGGCCAGACCGTCGAGGAGTTCCCCAATGTCACCACTGCCCGGGGGAAGAACAACGTCGCTACCGTCGTCAACGCGGCCTCGCAGACGATCAAGCTGGAACAGATCTCCGGGAAACCGACCGAGGACCTGCAGGCCGGCATGCAGATCGCGCTCGCTGCACCGGCTGAGCTCGCCACGACAACAGCACCGGAACGACTCACCACCGACGACTACGTGGGAAACGTCGACGAACGCAGCGGTGTCGCCGGTTTGGAGACCATCGACGAGATCACCATGGTCTGCATGCCCGACCTGCTGACGGCATATCAGCGCGGCGCCATCGACATCGACACGGTGCAGTCGGTGCAGCAGGCGATGATCACGCACTGCGAGCTGATGGGCGACCGGATGGCGATCCTGGATCCGCCGCCGGGATTCAGCGCCCAGCAGATCAAGGAGTGGCGCGTCGACAAGGCCCGCTACGACTCCAAGTACGCGACCCTGTACTGGCCGTGGGTCACCACCGGGGGCGGCAAGTACCTGCCGCCGTCGGGATTCGTGGCGGGCATCTGGGGCCGCAACGACGACACTCGCGGCGTGCACAAGGCGCCGGCCAACGAAATCGTCCGTGGTGCAATCGATGTGGAGACATTGATCACCCGGCGCGAACACGATCTGCTCAATCCCGTGGGCATCAACTGCATCCGGGCGTTCCCCGGCCGCGGCATCAGGGTGTGGGGTGCCCGCACCCTGTCCTCTGACCCCGCCTGGCGCTACATCAACATCCGGCGGCTGTTCAACTACCTGGAGGAGTCGATCCTCACCAGCACCGACTGGGTGGTGTTCGAGCCCAACGACTACTCGCTGTGGGCCAAGCTGCGCCGCACCATCAGCGCGTTCCTGGTCAACGAATGGCGCAAGGGAGCACTGTTCGGCCTGACTCCCGACGAGGCCTTCTACGTCAAGTGCGACAGCGAGACCAATCCCGCCGAGGGTATCGATGCCGGTGAAGTGGTCTGCGAAATCGGGGTTGCCCCAGTCAAACCCGCGGAGTTCGTGATCTTCCGCCTCTCGCAGTACTCCGGCGGCACCAGCCTCGTCGCCGAATAG
- a CDS encoding GPW/gp25 family protein, which produces MTNEFIGAGWNFPIQVDPTDSIALATDVRDIEQAIEIIIRTAPGERPMRPEFGCRIQDHLFSPMNDATLAAIANDVRRALERWEPRIDVQDVRVLFNRHDLGMAHIDVGYRIRGYNDERNLVFPFYVIPDEPGAPEPTELSPMYLRNEV; this is translated from the coding sequence ATGACCAATGAATTCATCGGGGCCGGCTGGAACTTCCCGATACAGGTCGACCCCACCGACTCGATTGCCCTCGCCACCGACGTCCGAGACATCGAACAGGCCATCGAGATCATCATCCGCACCGCACCGGGCGAGCGGCCCATGCGGCCTGAATTCGGCTGCCGCATCCAGGATCACCTGTTCTCACCGATGAATGACGCGACGCTGGCGGCGATCGCCAACGATGTCCGTCGTGCGCTCGAGCGGTGGGAGCCTCGCATCGATGTGCAGGACGTGCGGGTGCTGTTCAACCGTCACGATCTCGGCATGGCCCACATCGACGTGGGGTACCGGATCCGAGGGTACAACGACGAACGCAACCTGGTCTTCCCGTTCTACGTGATCCCCGATGAGCCAGGCGCACCGGAGCCGACCGAACTGTCCCCGATGTACCTGCGGAATGAGGTCTGA
- a CDS encoding phage tail protein, with protein sequence MALQDDDSSVGHSFGLEFDGIQIKAITEVTGLKMEQDVIEYKSNVAKDGKYNIKKLPGRWKAGECTLTRPLTKDGSFDKWVKDSQLGKMKDARKGGSIIVFDYEGEEVKRYNLTAAWPKSLELSSMKAGDTSVMTEKLVLTYEKCEPA encoded by the coding sequence ATGGCACTGCAGGACGACGACAGCTCGGTAGGCCACTCATTCGGACTCGAATTCGACGGGATCCAGATCAAGGCCATCACCGAGGTGACCGGCTTGAAGATGGAGCAGGACGTCATCGAGTACAAGTCGAACGTGGCCAAGGACGGCAAGTACAACATCAAGAAGCTGCCCGGCCGGTGGAAGGCCGGTGAGTGCACGCTGACGCGCCCGTTGACCAAGGACGGCAGCTTCGACAAATGGGTGAAGGATTCCCAACTGGGCAAGATGAAGGATGCCCGCAAGGGCGGTTCCATCATCGTCTTCGATTACGAGGGTGAAGAGGTCAAGCGTTACAACCTCACCGCGGCGTGGCCCAAGAGCCTGGAACTCAGCTCGATGAAGGCCGGCGACACCAGTGTCATGACGGAGAAACTGGTGCTGACGTACGAGAAGTGCGAACCCGCCTGA
- a CDS encoding VgrG-related protein: MATAASFLIDVDGTPLPDDISPLLTSAYVDSSLRLPDAFMLRFRDPNRIVIEKAKVTIGAKVKITVGSTQTDTPEKLIEGEVTALEAEVGGPGSFTIIRGYDPAHRLFRGRHTQSYTQTTASDAVTQVAQRAKIPAGQIEPSKTVFDHLGQFGQSDWEFLDGMARRIGYELTVRDNKLSFHPRQDANTAPSDDAQKTDPLVLRLGTDLLRFRSVITAAEQVTEVEVRGWDVAQKRKIVSTSPAATKSVDLPTVKPADMAKPFGDPRYVASDTAYRTQSEADTAAAALTEQISSSFAEIDAVARGNPKLRANVGITVDNAGKPFDGKYTITAARHRYDPANGGYTTAFSVTGRQERSLYGLTAGGGRSAAGAGVVIAQVSDANDPTHQGRVKLTFPWLSDDYVSDWARTVQPGAGKNRGAMMIPEVGDEVLVAFEQQDPQRPYVLGGLYNGVDTANAKGATLIDTGSGAVNRRSIISRNGHRIDLLDENGKTEGVTAETGDGKLKLTLDSVGTRITVHSDGTVLIEGRKGIVVDAGNSDLELKGKKISVTATNGVSLSGGSGAVNVETQTALSLQGATIKVAAKATSEFKSGGPNIITGTPVKIN, translated from the coding sequence ATGGCCACTGCAGCAAGCTTTCTCATCGACGTCGACGGCACGCCGCTACCCGACGACATCAGCCCGCTGCTCACCTCCGCCTACGTCGACTCCAGCCTGCGGCTGCCGGACGCGTTCATGCTGCGCTTCCGCGATCCCAACCGGATCGTCATCGAGAAGGCCAAGGTCACGATTGGCGCCAAGGTGAAGATCACTGTCGGCAGCACCCAGACCGACACGCCCGAGAAGCTGATCGAGGGTGAGGTGACCGCATTGGAGGCTGAGGTCGGAGGCCCCGGTTCGTTCACCATCATTCGCGGGTACGACCCGGCGCACCGACTGTTCCGCGGCAGGCACACCCAGTCCTACACGCAGACGACGGCATCGGACGCCGTCACCCAGGTCGCTCAACGCGCCAAGATCCCGGCCGGCCAGATCGAGCCCAGCAAAACCGTTTTCGACCACCTCGGCCAGTTCGGTCAGTCCGACTGGGAGTTCCTCGACGGGATGGCCAGACGCATCGGCTACGAGCTCACGGTCCGCGACAACAAGTTGAGCTTTCACCCACGCCAGGACGCCAACACCGCGCCGTCCGACGATGCCCAGAAGACCGACCCGCTGGTGCTGCGCCTCGGCACCGATCTGCTGCGATTCCGGTCGGTGATCACCGCGGCCGAACAGGTCACCGAGGTCGAGGTGCGGGGCTGGGATGTGGCGCAGAAGCGCAAGATCGTCAGCACGTCGCCGGCGGCGACCAAGAGCGTGGACCTGCCGACGGTCAAACCCGCCGATATGGCCAAGCCCTTCGGGGACCCGCGGTATGTGGCCTCCGACACCGCCTACCGGACGCAGTCCGAAGCTGACACTGCTGCTGCGGCGCTCACCGAGCAGATCAGCAGCTCGTTCGCCGAGATCGACGCCGTGGCACGGGGAAACCCGAAGCTGCGGGCCAATGTCGGGATCACCGTCGACAACGCGGGCAAGCCGTTCGACGGCAAGTACACCATCACCGCGGCGCGGCACCGCTACGATCCGGCCAACGGCGGTTACACCACCGCGTTCTCGGTGACGGGACGCCAGGAACGCAGCCTGTACGGTCTGACCGCGGGCGGCGGGCGATCCGCAGCCGGGGCAGGAGTCGTGATCGCACAGGTCAGCGACGCGAACGATCCGACGCATCAGGGGCGGGTGAAGCTGACATTCCCGTGGCTGTCCGACGACTATGTCAGCGACTGGGCGCGCACGGTACAGCCGGGAGCCGGAAAAAACCGGGGCGCCATGATGATCCCCGAGGTCGGCGACGAGGTGCTGGTGGCCTTCGAGCAGCAGGACCCCCAGCGGCCCTATGTGCTGGGCGGACTGTACAACGGTGTGGACACCGCAAATGCCAAGGGCGCCACCCTCATCGACACAGGGTCCGGAGCAGTCAACCGACGATCGATCATCTCCCGCAACGGCCACCGCATCGACCTGCTCGACGAGAACGGCAAGACCGAAGGCGTCACGGCCGAAACGGGCGACGGAAAGCTCAAGCTGACACTGGATTCCGTCGGAACCCGCATCACCGTGCACAGCGACGGCACAGTGCTCATCGAGGGCCGCAAGGGCATCGTCGTCGACGCCGGCAACAGCGACCTCGAGCTGAAAGGCAAGAAGATCTCCGTCACCGCCACCAACGGCGTCTCGCTGTCCGGCGGTTCGGGTGCGGTCAACGTGGAAACCCAGACCGCTCTTTCGTTGCAGGGCGCCACCATCAAGGTTGCGGCGAAAGCTACCAGCGAATTCAAGTCCGGCGGGCCCAACATCATCACCGGCACTCCCGTCAAGATCAACTGA
- a CDS encoding eCIS core domain-containing protein yields MRTHDSEHERVSELRPKASRLEDPESVVAMRAALSGRLDVAGPAGVLGVQRAAGNSGTAALMDEDRSPVHDVVSSAGTPLPAELRADMEGRFGHDFGDVRVHNDAAAHASAKSVNAQAYTVGSNIVFDSGRYDPGSDAGKHMIAHELTHVVQQRSGPVDGTDAGGGVKVSHPSDRFEREAVANADHVMAGPAPAAAAPAGVQRVAEGAVAQREEAPEEEETAQTFVQREEEQAEEESA; encoded by the coding sequence ATGCGTACCCACGACAGCGAGCACGAACGTGTATCAGAGTTGCGCCCGAAGGCTTCTCGACTCGAGGACCCAGAATCGGTGGTCGCGATGCGAGCGGCCTTGTCGGGCCGGCTCGACGTGGCCGGTCCGGCCGGGGTCCTTGGAGTGCAGCGTGCGGCCGGCAATTCCGGTACGGCCGCGCTGATGGACGAGGACCGCTCACCTGTCCACGATGTCGTGTCCTCGGCAGGCACACCACTTCCTGCCGAACTGCGCGCCGACATGGAAGGCCGGTTCGGACACGATTTCGGTGATGTTCGCGTGCACAATGATGCCGCTGCACATGCGTCGGCCAAATCAGTGAATGCGCAGGCCTATACGGTCGGATCGAACATCGTCTTCGACAGCGGCAGATACGATCCGGGTTCCGACGCCGGCAAGCACATGATCGCTCACGAGCTCACGCATGTGGTGCAGCAGCGCAGTGGTCCGGTCGACGGTACCGACGCCGGAGGCGGGGTGAAGGTCAGCCATCCGTCGGACCGGTTCGAGCGTGAGGCGGTCGCCAACGCTGATCACGTGATGGCCGGCCCGGCACCCGCCGCAGCGGCACCTGCAGGCGTGCAACGTGTGGCCGAGGGGGCGGTCGCGCAGCGCGAGGAGGCTCCGGAAGAGGAGGAGACAGCGCAGACCTTCGTGCAGCGCGAGGAAGAGCAGGCCGAAGAAGAGTCGGCCTGA
- a CDS encoding DUF6760 family protein codes for MTCGADVLYQETAFLAYHLHWPLDDVLDLEHGDRRRFVQLTRNLSAQN; via the coding sequence GTGACCTGCGGAGCCGACGTCCTCTATCAGGAGACGGCTTTCCTCGCCTATCACCTGCATTGGCCGCTCGACGACGTTCTCGACCTGGAGCACGGGGACCGGCGTCGGTTCGTGCAGCTCACCCGAAACCTGTCCGCACAGAACTAG
- a CDS encoding CIS tube protein translates to MANTAVALKAPPPDKTGDSTPDTWSQPQYAFLELWEPKHVKGGKPELGSLKDKLTFQFNPKEVSITKSAKWERKPTKEKKAGPPEYSGAEPCKLSLELYFDATAKDGVDVVASVDKLFGCCVPCKEVKKGEQAMPFLVVFNWGQVKSFAAYISQVQAKYTRFAANGIPIRAVCTVNLEEIDVTPDPKQNPTSGSLSADDVHTVVSGDSLALVAYREYGDPQLWRPLARYNRIDDPMRVPTGTRLKLPRLEALTAAVG, encoded by the coding sequence ATGGCTAACACCGCAGTAGCGCTCAAGGCCCCGCCGCCGGACAAGACCGGCGACAGCACGCCCGACACCTGGTCGCAGCCGCAGTACGCGTTCTTGGAGCTGTGGGAGCCCAAGCACGTCAAGGGCGGCAAGCCCGAACTGGGGTCGCTGAAGGACAAGCTCACCTTCCAGTTCAATCCGAAAGAGGTGTCGATCACCAAATCCGCCAAGTGGGAACGTAAACCGACCAAGGAGAAGAAGGCCGGTCCACCGGAGTACTCGGGAGCCGAGCCGTGCAAGCTCAGCCTCGAGTTGTACTTCGATGCCACCGCCAAGGACGGGGTCGACGTGGTGGCCTCGGTGGACAAGCTCTTCGGCTGCTGTGTGCCGTGCAAGGAGGTGAAGAAGGGCGAACAGGCCATGCCGTTTCTGGTGGTGTTCAACTGGGGCCAGGTCAAGAGTTTCGCGGCTTACATCAGCCAGGTGCAGGCCAAGTACACCCGGTTCGCCGCCAACGGCATCCCGATCAGAGCGGTCTGCACGGTCAACCTGGAAGAGATCGACGTCACGCCGGATCCCAAGCAGAATCCGACATCAGGATCGCTGTCGGCCGACGACGTCCACACCGTGGTCAGCGGGGACTCGCTGGCCCTGGTCGCCTACCGGGAGTACGGTGACCCGCAACTGTGGCGACCGTTGGCCCGTTACAACAGAATTGACGATCCCATGCGAGTTCCCACCGGCACCCGGCTCAAGCTACCCAGGCTCGAAGCCTTGACAGCGGCGGTGGGCTGA
- a CDS encoding putative baseplate assembly protein → MLPAPNLDDRTFQNLVDEARRRVRQRCPEWSDHNISDPGITLIETFAMMVDQLIYRLNRVPDRNYIKFLELLGMELRPPGAAQGEATFWLSAPQPQTITVREETEVSTDRTDLDEPIVFSTTEKLDIVPCSLDGGRVATQSGGSEPVPQRNEPGGNEFRCFSERPEPGDALLIGLDCAVPSCAVLLRVDCRVSGVGVDPTNPPYVWEAWTGGPDWVPCEPGRDETKAFNKPGDVILHVPRGHVLDSPPRVGGEARGWLRCRLVDTTPGQSTYSESPFITSISACTVGGTARIINARVVRDEPMGTSDGTAGQRFGLQHRPVLPWNGTALTVVGEGETPWQAVEHFGEQDDSSRSFHIDPVAGEIVFGPMVREADGAVRQYGKIPPRSSALVMTAYRTGGGRKGNVGVGRIRVLKTSVPYVARVENRRAAVGGAEAESVDEVKVRGPMLLRSRGKAVTAQDFEQLTLDVAPEVARAHCLTAVDAREAGTVRVLIVPHVASEEMDLVRREDLIPEPETIQRIKNHLNRRRLVGTRVVVEPPRYRGVTVVVALSVLPGYSRTQVKTDVQRALNSLLHPLTGGPNGTGWPMGRAVQVHEVAAALAPVAGVDMGRKVTVQLFAFDPITGERSTEPAEVIALARNELAYAFGKHSVRMADR, encoded by the coding sequence ATGCTGCCCGCACCGAATCTCGACGACCGGACGTTTCAGAACCTGGTCGACGAAGCCCGTCGCCGGGTCCGCCAGCGCTGCCCCGAATGGTCCGACCACAACATCTCCGATCCCGGCATCACACTGATCGAGACCTTTGCGATGATGGTCGACCAACTCATCTACCGGCTCAACCGGGTGCCCGACCGCAACTACATCAAATTCCTGGAACTGCTCGGGATGGAGCTGAGGCCGCCTGGCGCGGCGCAGGGCGAGGCGACGTTCTGGCTATCCGCACCACAGCCACAGACCATCACGGTGCGTGAGGAGACCGAAGTCAGCACCGACCGCACCGACCTCGACGAACCGATCGTGTTCTCCACCACCGAGAAACTCGACATCGTTCCCTGCTCGCTGGACGGCGGCCGCGTCGCGACCCAGTCCGGCGGCAGCGAACCCGTCCCCCAGCGCAACGAGCCCGGTGGCAACGAATTCCGCTGTTTCTCAGAGCGTCCGGAGCCCGGTGACGCTCTGCTCATCGGACTGGACTGCGCGGTGCCGTCGTGTGCAGTGCTGCTGCGGGTGGACTGCAGGGTGTCCGGCGTCGGCGTCGACCCGACCAATCCCCCGTATGTGTGGGAGGCCTGGACCGGCGGACCGGACTGGGTGCCCTGCGAACCGGGACGCGACGAGACCAAGGCTTTCAACAAGCCCGGCGATGTGATCCTGCACGTGCCGCGCGGGCATGTCCTCGACTCTCCGCCTCGGGTGGGCGGCGAAGCCAGGGGCTGGCTGCGATGCCGACTGGTCGACACCACTCCCGGTCAATCGACCTACAGCGAATCACCGTTCATCACATCGATTTCCGCGTGCACTGTCGGAGGAACCGCGCGGATCATCAATGCCCGGGTGGTGCGGGATGAGCCGATGGGAACGTCCGACGGCACAGCCGGGCAACGCTTCGGGCTGCAGCATCGCCCGGTGCTGCCATGGAACGGTACTGCGTTGACGGTCGTGGGCGAAGGCGAGACACCCTGGCAAGCCGTGGAACACTTTGGGGAACAGGATGATTCAAGCCGGTCGTTCCACATTGATCCGGTGGCCGGTGAGATCGTGTTCGGCCCCATGGTGCGCGAAGCGGACGGCGCGGTCCGCCAGTACGGCAAGATCCCGCCGAGATCCTCAGCGCTCGTGATGACCGCCTACCGCACCGGCGGCGGCCGCAAGGGCAACGTCGGGGTCGGCCGCATCCGGGTTCTCAAGACCAGCGTTCCTTACGTGGCGCGGGTCGAGAACCGCCGCGCAGCGGTCGGCGGCGCCGAGGCCGAATCGGTTGACGAGGTGAAGGTGCGCGGTCCGATGCTGCTGCGTAGCCGTGGCAAGGCCGTCACCGCCCAGGACTTCGAACAGCTGACCCTCGATGTGGCACCCGAGGTGGCCAGGGCCCACTGCCTGACCGCGGTCGACGCCCGGGAGGCTGGGACGGTGCGGGTGCTGATCGTGCCGCACGTGGCCAGCGAGGAGATGGACCTGGTGCGCCGCGAGGACCTCATCCCCGAACCCGAGACCATCCAGCGGATCAAGAACCATCTGAATCGGCGGCGTCTGGTCGGTACCCGGGTCGTGGTGGAACCTCCGCGCTACCGCGGGGTCACCGTCGTCGTGGCGCTTTCGGTGCTGCCGGGTTATTCGCGCACCCAGGTGAAAACCGATGTGCAGCGGGCACTGAACAGCCTGCTGCATCCACTGACCGGCGGGCCCAACGGCACGGGGTGGCCCATGGGCCGCGCCGTGCAGGTGCACGAGGTGGCCGCAGCCCTCGCCCCGGTCGCCGGGGTGGACATGGGCCGCAAGGTGACAGTGCAACTGTTCGCGTTCGATCCCATCACCGGGGAGCGCTCCACCGAACCCGCAGAGGTGATCGCGCTGGCGCGCAACGAGTTGGCCTACGCGTTCGGTAAACACAGTGTCCGGATGGCCGACCGATGA
- a CDS encoding C45 family autoproteolytic acyltransferase/hydolase, whose amino-acid sequence MVFQSISLHAFREDLPGPRWRALYDATWPGYRAWYLRPGSGRRPTAAQAEAALLRYMPELHPAWQHLVALTDGDPTTAAMLTHWNMPAFAPACSQAVVDTRTRGGQTAPGSRALIRNYDYHPDLFEQVVLTTRLGDRVVTGTGDCLWGLLDGMNSDGLAVSLTFGGAKGSGPGFGIPLVVRYLLEVAGTVPDALSALSGVPVSMSYNLTLTDRTGCHRTAYVAPGRTMEVRAVPVATNHRFDRPDDPVHAKRFRSVERQTHLIEVLRDRPDPDALAREFLRTPLRSTDYTAGFGTLYTADYRPDSGIVHYRWPGTTWSRSFDSTDAELRLDVGASSPP is encoded by the coding sequence ATGGTGTTCCAATCGATCAGCCTGCACGCATTCCGCGAAGACCTGCCGGGCCCGCGGTGGCGTGCGCTGTATGACGCGACGTGGCCCGGATACCGCGCCTGGTATCTACGGCCGGGGTCCGGTCGGCGTCCGACTGCCGCCCAAGCCGAAGCGGCGCTGTTGCGGTACATGCCCGAGCTGCATCCGGCGTGGCAACACCTCGTCGCCCTGACGGATGGCGATCCGACGACGGCGGCAATGCTCACCCACTGGAACATGCCCGCGTTCGCTCCGGCTTGCTCGCAAGCCGTCGTCGACACCCGCACGCGAGGAGGACAAACAGCGCCCGGAAGCCGGGCTCTGATCCGCAATTACGACTACCACCCGGACCTGTTCGAGCAGGTGGTGCTGACCACGCGGCTCGGGGACCGGGTGGTGACCGGCACCGGTGATTGTCTGTGGGGCCTGCTGGACGGCATGAACTCCGACGGGCTCGCGGTATCGCTGACGTTCGGCGGAGCCAAGGGATCCGGTCCTGGGTTCGGGATCCCGCTTGTCGTGCGGTATCTGCTCGAGGTTGCGGGGACGGTGCCCGACGCTCTGTCCGCACTGTCCGGCGTGCCGGTCTCCATGTCCTACAACCTGACCTTGACCGATCGGACCGGTTGCCACCGCACGGCGTACGTCGCTCCCGGCCGGACGATGGAAGTGCGCGCCGTACCGGTGGCCACCAATCACCGATTCGATCGGCCCGACGATCCGGTGCACGCCAAGCGCTTCCGTAGCGTCGAACGTCAGACGCACCTCATCGAGGTGTTGCGCGACCGACCAGACCCGGATGCTCTGGCTCGCGAGTTCCTTCGCACGCCGCTGCGCAGTACCGACTACACAGCTGGCTTCGGCACGCTGTACACCGCGGACTACCGTCCCGACTCCGGGATCGTCCACTACCGGTGGCCGGGAACCACCTGGTCGAGGTCATTCGATTCGACCGATGCCGAATTGCGTCTCGACGTGGGGGCAAGTTCGCCACCGTAG
- a CDS encoding PAAR domain-containing protein, translating to MTGHPGAIGPPGVPTVLIGGSAAATVGTPHVCAFPGVVPHPPNVIAGPGCPTVLIGGMPAARVGDMTACGAPIVGPGCPTVLIGG from the coding sequence ATGACCGGTCACCCCGGTGCCATCGGTCCCCCCGGCGTACCCACCGTGTTGATCGGCGGAAGCGCGGCGGCGACGGTCGGAACTCCGCACGTGTGCGCGTTTCCCGGTGTGGTGCCTCATCCGCCGAATGTCATAGCCGGGCCGGGATGCCCAACCGTGCTCATCGGCGGGATGCCCGCCGCGCGGGTCGGCGACATGACCGCCTGTGGCGCTCCCATTGTCGGACCGGGTTGCCCGACCGTGTTGATCGGAGGGTGA
- a CDS encoding phage tail protein — protein sequence MRAAIDNLGTPMPFIATMPSVYWDDWLAAELCAAFDEVLAPVFATLDCLPAYLDPGTTPADMLDWLAGWIGLTVAGREPDHKRQLIAAGAALLGWQGTTQSIHDSVVAAFNRDTEVIESGSATWSLTPDSRPGGQPTPGLLVRVTVNADDELDPRSVDALVDAIKPAHIPHRIELVTRAAPPAPPPADAPEPPAEAGV from the coding sequence ATGAGAGCGGCAATCGACAACCTCGGCACGCCAATGCCTTTCATCGCCACGATGCCGTCGGTGTACTGGGACGACTGGCTGGCCGCGGAGCTGTGCGCGGCGTTCGACGAGGTGCTCGCGCCGGTGTTCGCGACGCTGGACTGCCTGCCCGCGTATCTGGATCCCGGGACCACCCCGGCCGACATGCTCGACTGGCTCGCCGGCTGGATAGGGCTGACTGTGGCAGGCCGGGAACCCGACCACAAACGACAGTTGATTGCAGCGGGGGCGGCGCTACTGGGTTGGCAAGGCACCACGCAGAGCATCCATGACTCCGTTGTCGCCGCGTTCAACCGGGACACCGAGGTCATCGAATCTGGCTCGGCCACATGGTCTCTCACGCCAGACTCCCGCCCTGGCGGTCAACCGACACCGGGTCTGCTGGTCCGGGTCACCGTGAACGCCGACGATGAACTGGATCCGCGCAGTGTTGACGCACTGGTCGACGCGATCAAACCGGCACACATCCCGCATCGCATCGAACTCGTCACCCGAGCGGCGCCACCTGCGCCGCCCCCGGCCGATGCACCAGAGCCTCCGGCGGAAGCGGGAGTCTGA
- a CDS encoding phage tail protein, whose product MSTPQLPPEDADEVFVGVCFAVKFDKTDIGKFSSCEGFGLEVVMEQREEGGNNGLVWQLPTRMKYSNIKLTRPVGPDSAKLTKWIVKALNGLTPTTGEIKAMDAAGNPVMTWQLEGVVPVRWTGPSLNLDSPKVFTETLEIAHHGFTPEKGSPNG is encoded by the coding sequence ATGAGCACGCCACAACTGCCCCCTGAGGACGCCGACGAGGTGTTCGTCGGCGTGTGTTTCGCCGTCAAGTTCGACAAGACCGATATCGGGAAGTTCAGCAGCTGTGAGGGTTTCGGCTTGGAAGTGGTGATGGAGCAGCGCGAGGAAGGTGGCAACAATGGCTTGGTCTGGCAGCTGCCGACCCGTATGAAGTACAGCAACATCAAACTGACCCGACCGGTGGGACCAGACAGCGCCAAGCTGACAAAGTGGATTGTCAAGGCGCTCAACGGTTTGACGCCCACCACCGGGGAGATCAAGGCGATGGACGCCGCCGGGAATCCGGTGATGACCTGGCAGTTGGAGGGTGTCGTCCCGGTCCGGTGGACCGGTCCCAGCCTGAACCTCGACTCCCCCAAGGTGTTCACCGAGACATTGGAGATCGCCCACCACGGCTTCACCCCCGAGAAGGGTTCGCCCAATGGCTAA